A window of the Desulfobaccales bacterium genome harbors these coding sequences:
- a CDS encoding efflux RND transporter periplasmic adaptor subunit, giving the protein MADKKKIIGLSALVLVAIVLMAWLAGLLHFGKIAPGLVQLTSAPPTGRILTVQETEIPRELEVLGTVISKSLAQVSSQVPGRVAKIWVEAGSRVKAGDALVSLSAAEFQARLNQARAQLKQAAADYHRFQFLLKEGAASPQEFGAMEARYKTAQALVSEAATLKGYTVVKASEAGVVAERKVAVGDLAQPGQTLVSLYNPDRLQIEGEVNDNYREQVKLGEVAHISVPAVNFTADLPLAEIFPISAAGSRTFKVRTTLLTNPALMPGMFARLSLPLGATRGILIPKDAVHTVGQLTMVKVLVDHTAQMRQVKLGRQVEEQVEVLAGLQVGDQIICPAENKARE; this is encoded by the coding sequence ATGGCAGATAAAAAGAAAATTATCGGACTGAGCGCCCTGGTGTTGGTGGCCATCGTGCTCATGGCCTGGCTGGCGGGGCTGCTCCATTTCGGCAAGATTGCCCCCGGCTTGGTGCAACTGACCAGCGCCCCGCCAACGGGCCGGATTCTGACCGTCCAGGAAACCGAGATTCCCCGGGAACTTGAAGTATTGGGGACGGTGATCAGTAAAAGCTTGGCCCAGGTATCCTCCCAGGTTCCCGGCCGGGTGGCGAAGATTTGGGTGGAGGCGGGCTCCCGGGTCAAAGCGGGGGACGCCTTGGTAAGCCTGTCCGCGGCGGAGTTCCAGGCCCGGCTCAACCAGGCCCGAGCGCAACTGAAGCAGGCCGCGGCCGACTATCACCGTTTTCAGTTCCTGCTCAAGGAAGGTGCGGCGAGCCCCCAGGAGTTCGGGGCCATGGAGGCCCGCTACAAGACGGCCCAGGCGCTGGTTTCCGAGGCCGCCACCCTGAAAGGCTATACCGTGGTCAAGGCGTCTGAAGCCGGGGTCGTGGCCGAGCGCAAGGTGGCGGTGGGGGACCTGGCCCAGCCCGGCCAAACCCTGGTATCCCTCTATAACCCCGACCGGCTCCAGATCGAAGGCGAGGTCAACGACAACTACCGGGAACAGGTCAAATTGGGCGAGGTGGCCCACATTTCCGTACCCGCAGTGAATTTTACGGCGGACCTCCCCCTGGCCGAAATCTTTCCCATAAGCGCCGCAGGCAGCCGCACCTTCAAGGTGCGCACCACGCTGCTCACCAACCCAGCCCTGATGCCGGGAATGTTCGCCCGGCTCTCCCTGCCCTTGGGAGCAACCCGGGGCATCCTCATCCCTAAAGACGCGGTGCACACCGTAGGCCAGCTCACCATGGTCAAGGTGCTGGTGGACCACACGGCCCAGATGCGCCAGGTGAAGCTGGGCCGGCAGGTGGAAGAGCAGGTGGAAGTGTTGGCGGGGTTGCAGGTGGGCGATCAGATAATTTGCCCTGCCGAAAATAAGGCCAGAGAATGA
- a CDS encoding efflux RND transporter permease subunit: MPDNANQIHLGPTARLVKVFLLSKLPTIIILVSLLAGLMALIYTPREEDPQIKVPMVDILIRFPGASPQEVENLVVINLEKKLWEMEGLEDLYSQARDGFAIVTAKFKVGENLETSLFKVYNKVFSNIDQVPSGVTGWVVKPMNINDVPIVTLTLYSNAADDYELRRVADELLHRLQSIPDTGRSYVVAGRKRQVRVVADPARLAGHGLDLAAVAKAIEVSNVNLPAGHFSRQDREYVVQAGPFLKSADEVAGLLVGLNQGKPVYLQDVAQVIDGPEEPVNLSTIAFGPADELPPGYVRGQFYPAVTMAVAKRTGTNAVTVAEGILHKMEELKKEVIPPDIRVKVTRDYGATANEKVNELMRELLIAVLSITVLLTLFLGWREALIVALAVPLTLAITLTGNMMFGYTINRVTLFALILSLGLLVDDPIIDVENIHRHFQLREHPPLEATLVAVDEVRAPTILATFTVIISFIPMYFVTGMMGPYMRPMPLNVPLAMLMSLAIAFTVTPWATYHFLKKEYGKEEKPFVLEETWVYRVYTRIMTPLLENRRLSHFFLLGVVVLFALSVLLPVIGLVPLKMLPFDNKNDFLIVADTPNDTPLESTQEALKDFGRYLTSVSEVDNVVTFAGENAPIDFNGLVRHYYLMQGPWVGQIRVNLAEKERRSADSHAVTLWIRPALEEIAKKHKVRLKIAEVPPGPPVLQTLVGEVYGPPGASYDSIISEAGRIKEYFLKTKGVVDVDTTVETAEPRFRFLVDRQKAALSGLSQAQIVNGLAIAEAGETVGRVHATPERLPLEIFLRAPLAWRSSTLSLGQLYFKNPQGAMVPLQELGRFDLDTAPKSIMRKNLERVVFVTGDTAGASPVNAVLDLMADTDKTPPPAGYRVNYAGEGEWKITVQVFRDLGIAFAGALVGIYILLVLQTSSFTMPLVIMVAIPLTMIGVMPGFALLNFLFTSPVQGYANPIYFTATAMIGMIALAGIVVRNSIILIDFIHHHLDRGYPLEEAVLRSGAVRFRPILLTALAAMFGSWVITLDPIFSGLAWSFIFGLFASTAFSLVVVPVIFYLQASRHPAANEKM, translated from the coding sequence ATGCCTGATAATGCGAACCAGATTCATCTCGGCCCCACTGCCCGCCTCGTCAAGGTCTTTCTGCTGTCCAAGCTCCCCACCATTATCATCCTGGTGAGCCTGCTGGCAGGGCTCATGGCTTTGATTTACACCCCCCGGGAAGAAGACCCCCAGATCAAGGTGCCCATGGTGGACATCCTTATCCGCTTCCCCGGGGCCTCCCCCCAGGAAGTGGAAAACCTGGTGGTCATCAACCTGGAAAAGAAGCTCTGGGAGATGGAGGGCTTGGAAGACCTCTATTCCCAGGCCCGGGACGGCTTTGCCATCGTCACGGCCAAGTTCAAGGTGGGGGAGAACCTGGAGACCAGCCTGTTCAAGGTCTATAACAAGGTCTTCTCCAACATCGACCAGGTGCCGTCAGGGGTGACGGGCTGGGTGGTCAAGCCCATGAATATCAACGACGTGCCCATCGTCACTCTGACCCTGTACAGCAATGCGGCGGATGACTACGAGCTCAGGCGGGTGGCGGACGAGTTGCTGCACCGCTTGCAAAGCATCCCGGACACGGGCCGCTCTTATGTGGTGGCGGGGCGCAAACGTCAGGTTCGGGTGGTGGCCGATCCGGCCCGCCTGGCCGGGCATGGCCTGGATTTGGCCGCGGTGGCCAAAGCCATCGAGGTGAGCAACGTCAATCTCCCTGCAGGCCATTTCTCCCGGCAGGACCGGGAATATGTGGTGCAGGCCGGGCCGTTCTTGAAAAGCGCCGATGAGGTGGCCGGCCTCTTGGTGGGGCTGAACCAGGGCAAGCCGGTGTATCTTCAGGACGTGGCCCAGGTCATCGACGGACCGGAAGAGCCGGTTAACCTGAGCACCATCGCGTTCGGGCCCGCGGACGAGCTCCCCCCGGGTTACGTCCGGGGCCAGTTTTATCCGGCGGTGACCATGGCCGTGGCCAAGCGTACCGGCACCAACGCGGTGACTGTGGCCGAAGGCATTTTGCATAAGATGGAGGAACTGAAAAAAGAGGTCATCCCGCCCGACATCCGGGTGAAAGTGACCCGGGATTACGGCGCCACCGCCAATGAGAAGGTCAACGAGCTCATGCGGGAGCTGCTCATCGCGGTGTTGTCCATCACGGTGCTGCTGACGTTATTTCTGGGCTGGCGGGAGGCCCTCATCGTGGCCCTGGCGGTGCCCCTGACCCTGGCCATCACCCTCACGGGCAACATGATGTTTGGCTACACCATCAACCGGGTGACGCTCTTTGCCCTGATCCTGTCCCTGGGCCTGTTGGTGGATGATCCCATCATCGACGTGGAGAACATCCACCGTCATTTCCAGTTGCGGGAGCATCCGCCGCTCGAGGCCACCTTAGTGGCGGTGGACGAGGTCAGGGCGCCCACCATCCTGGCCACCTTCACGGTAATCATCAGCTTCATCCCCATGTACTTCGTCACCGGCATGATGGGCCCCTACATGCGGCCCATGCCGTTGAACGTCCCGCTGGCCATGCTCATGAGTCTGGCCATCGCCTTCACCGTCACGCCCTGGGCCACCTATCACTTCTTGAAAAAAGAGTACGGCAAAGAGGAAAAACCCTTTGTTCTGGAGGAAACCTGGGTTTACCGGGTCTACACGCGGATCATGACCCCGCTGCTGGAAAACCGCCGCCTGAGCCACTTCTTTCTGTTGGGGGTGGTGGTCCTGTTTGCGCTCTCGGTGCTCCTGCCGGTTATCGGCCTGGTGCCGTTGAAGATGCTCCCTTTTGACAATAAAAATGATTTTCTGATAGTGGCGGACACCCCCAACGATACGCCGCTGGAGTCGACCCAGGAGGCCCTGAAGGATTTCGGGCGTTACCTCACCTCGGTCTCTGAGGTGGACAACGTGGTGACCTTCGCCGGGGAGAATGCCCCCATCGATTTCAACGGGCTGGTGCGCCATTACTATCTCATGCAAGGCCCGTGGGTGGGGCAGATTCGCGTCAACCTGGCGGAAAAGGAACGCCGGTCGGCGGATAGCCACGCCGTCACCCTGTGGATCCGCCCGGCCCTGGAGGAGATCGCCAAAAAGCACAAGGTGCGCCTCAAGATCGCCGAAGTGCCGCCGGGGCCGCCGGTCTTGCAGACCCTGGTGGGCGAGGTCTACGGGCCGCCGGGGGCCTCCTATGACAGCATCATTTCAGAAGCCGGCCGTATCAAAGAGTACTTCTTGAAAACCAAGGGCGTGGTGGATGTGGACACCACGGTGGAAACTGCGGAGCCCCGGTTCCGCTTTCTGGTGGACCGGCAAAAGGCGGCCTTGAGCGGCTTGAGCCAGGCCCAGATCGTAAACGGGCTGGCCATCGCCGAAGCCGGGGAGACGGTGGGCCGGGTCCACGCGACGCCGGAACGCCTGCCCCTGGAAATCTTCCTGCGGGCACCCCTGGCCTGGCGCTCTTCCACCCTGAGCCTGGGGCAACTCTATTTCAAAAATCCCCAGGGCGCCATGGTGCCCTTGCAGGAACTGGGGCGCTTCGACCTGGACACGGCCCCCAAATCCATCATGCGGAAGAACTTAGAAAGGGTGGTATTCGTCACCGGAGATACGGCGGGCGCCAGCCCCGTGAACGCTGTCCTGGATTTGATGGCCGACACGGACAAGACCCCGCCGCCTGCCGGCTACCGGGTCAACTATGCCGGGGAAGGGGAGTGGAAAATCACGGTGCAGGTCTTCCGGGATTTGGGGATCGCCTTTGCCGGAGCTCTCGTAGGGATTTACATCCTGCTGGTGCTGCAGACCTCGTCGTTCACCATGCCTTTAGTGATCATGGTGGCCATCCCCTTGACCATGATCGGGGTGATGCCCGGGTTCGCCCTGTTGAATTTTCTCTTTACGTCGCCGGTGCAGGGTTATGCCAACCCCATCTACTTCACGGCCACGGCCATGATCGGCATGATCGCCCTGGCGGGTATCGTTGTGCGCAACTCCATCATCCTCATCGACTTCATCCACCACCACCTGGACCGGGGTTATCCGCTGGAGGAAGCGGTGCTGCGCTCCGGCGCGGTGCGCTTCCGGCCAATCCTGCTCACCGCCCTGGCGGCCATGTTCGGCTCCTGGGTCATCACCCTGGACCCCATCTTCTCAGGCCTGGCTTGGTCCTTCATCTTCGGCCTATTTGCCTCCACCGCCTTCTCCCTGGTGGTGGTGCCGGTGATCTTCTACCTCCAGGCGTCCCGGCACCCGGCGGCGAATGAAAAAATGTAG